One segment of Meriones unguiculatus strain TT.TT164.6M chromosome X, Bangor_MerUng_6.1, whole genome shotgun sequence DNA contains the following:
- the LOC110543712 gene encoding melanoma-associated antigen B16-like, which translates to MSQLQKTPEYADDQGQTCEETQGLQTEAVPTDVEDPCPSSHLLINQTCEENQALKITQVSKDLEDPCSSAHPLMDSKQEDPKDEMPSTSGVLQSPCASSRESAEGLSNQEEQGNPVNPPRPPAPMNLPMMSADGKVNFLVNYMLYKYQMKEIMSRAEIVRLIVREEEHCFQEILMKAAERMEMVFGLDVKEVDPVNHYYALFIKLGLTYDGMRSDEYSFPKTGLLIIILGIIFLKGNRATEDEIWELLNPMGICAGMNHFLFGDPRQLITDEFVKEQYLMCQAVASSDPVQYEFVWGPRVRAETNKMKVLEFVAKLHGTDPTAFPSQYEEALIEEEEKRTLAMILDDAGPSSASGASSGAMGSSFPHF; encoded by the coding sequence ATGTCTCAACTTCAGAAGACTCCAGAATATGCAGATGACCAAGGCCAGACCTGTGAGGAGACTCAGGGCCTACAGACTGAAGCAGTCCCCACGGATGTGGAGGACCCATGTCCCTCCTCTCATCTTCTTATTAACCAGACCTGTGAGGAGAACCAGGCCCTAAAGATTACACAGGTTTCCAAGGATTTGGAGGACCCATGTTCTTCTGCTCATCCTCTTATGGATAGCAAACAGGAAGATCCTAAAGATGAGATGCCCAGTACTTCTGGAGTTCTTCAGAGTCCCTGTGCCTCTTCGAGAGAATCTGCTGAGGGTCTTAGCAACCAAGAAGAGCAGGGTAACCCAGTCAATCCACCACGTCCACCAGCCCCCATGAATTTACCTATGATGAGTGCAGATGGGAAAGTTAATTTTTTGGTGAATTACATGCTGTACAAGTATCAGATGAAAGAGATAATGAGCAGGGCTGAAATAGTGAGACTCATTGTCAGAGAAGAAGAACATTGTTTTCAGGAAATCCTCATGAAAGCTGCTGAGCGCATGGAGATGGTCTTTGGGCTGGATGTGAAGGAGGTAGATCCTGTCAACCACTACTATGCCCTCTTTATCAAATTAGGTCTCACCTATGATGGGATGCGCAGTGATGAGTATAGTTTTCCTAAGACTGGTCTCCTGATAATCATCCTGGGGATAATCTTCCTGAAAGGCAACCGTGCCACCGAAGATGAGATTTGGGAACTGTTGAATCCAATGGGAATCTGTGCTGGGATGAATCATTTCTTATTTGGTGACCCTAGACAGCTTATAACTGATGAGTTTGTGAAGGAACAATACCTCATGTGCCAGGCAGTAGCTAGTAGTGATCCTGTGCAGTATGAGTTTGTGTGGGGGCCCCGGGTTCGAGCTGAAACTAATAAGATGAAAGTATTAGAGTTTGTGGCCAAGCTACATGGGACAGACCCTACTGCTTTCCCTTCTCAGTATGAAGAAGCTCtgatagaagaagaggaaaagagaacccTTGCCATGATTTTAGATGATGCTGGCCCAAGTTCTGCTTCTGGTGCTAGTTCTGGTGCCATGGGTAGCAGCTTTCCTCATTTCTAG